Proteins from one Rosa chinensis cultivar Old Blush chromosome 7, RchiOBHm-V2, whole genome shotgun sequence genomic window:
- the LOC112180670 gene encoding uncharacterized protein LOC112180670 isoform X2 has translation MVITIEDLRKNETWLCGSFLKMVDDVKAMATDPSEQQVLLTQMVLKELMMNRNKPEAAFSLGFPKKKRSESRGMVLKELMMNRNKPEAFSLGFPKKKRSGSRGMQKQNQNQKQRIIIKFKRCVSATTGIASYSCSVSPDSGIVVNPDPLHDDQKQDLKLKLKLKSKKRCYSEIEQAGDAGFEDINSKRLRKGKNDKRVLPSAQSMTEYFPKEELQDRIRGSEHPKPSARAIAIAGKRNEIKISMTSFALSLLICFLSFSMLFEFGGCIQFLLMFTWSC, from the exons atggTGATCACAATTGAAGATTTGAGGAAAAATGAGACCTGGCTTTGTGGGTCTTTCTTGAAAATGGTTGATGATGTGAAAGCCATGGCCACCGACCCATCTGAGCAACAAGTGCTTCTGACCCAGATGGTTTTGAAGGAGTTGATGATGAATAGGAACAAACCAGAAGCAGCATTCTCACTTGGTTTTCCCAAAAAGAAGAGATCTGAATCTAGAGGGATGGTTTTGAAGGAGTTGATGATGAATAGGAACAAACCAGAAGCATTCTCACTTGGTTTTCCCAAAAAGAAGAGATCTGGATCTAGGGGGATGCAAAAgcagaatcagaatcagaagCAGAGGATCATCATCAAATTCAAACGCTGCGTCTCTGCCACTACAGGTATTGCTTCTTATTCTTGCTCTGTTTCCCCTGATTCTGGTATTGTTGTAAACCCAGACCCACTTCATGATGATCAGAAACaggatttgaaattgaaattgaaattgaagagcAAGAAGAGGTGCTACTCTGAAATCGAACAAGCAGGCGATGCAGGTTTCGAAGACATAAACTCGAAGAGGCTGAGAAAGGGAAAGAATGATAAGAGGGTGTTACCAAGTGCGCAATCGATGACTGAGTATTTTCCAAAGGAAGAGTTGCAGGATCGTATTCGTG GATCAGAACACCCAAAGCCAAGTGCAAGAGCAATAGCAATAGCAGGGAAGAGGAATGAGATCAAGATCAGTATGACCAGCTTTGCTTTGTCCTTGTTAATCTGCTTTCT aTCATTCAGTATGCTCTTTGAGTTTGGGGGATGCATCCAATTTCTTCTTATGTTTACCTG GTCATGTTAA
- the LOC112180670 gene encoding uncharacterized protein LOC112180670 isoform X1, with protein sequence MVITIEDLRKNETWLCGSFLKMVDDVKAMATDPSEQQVLLTQMVLKELMMNRNKPEAAFSLGFPKKKRSESRGMVLKELMMNRNKPEAFSLGFPKKKRSGSRGMQKQNQNQKQRIIIKFKRCVSATTGIASYSCSVSPDSGIVVNPDPLHDDQKQDLKLKLKLKSKKRCYSEIEQAGDAGFEDINSKRLRKGKNDKRVLPSAQSMTEYFPKEELQDRIRGSEHPKPSARAIAIAGKRNEIKISMTSFALSLLICFLSFSMLFEFGGCIQFLLMFTWYVSLHVLF encoded by the exons atggTGATCACAATTGAAGATTTGAGGAAAAATGAGACCTGGCTTTGTGGGTCTTTCTTGAAAATGGTTGATGATGTGAAAGCCATGGCCACCGACCCATCTGAGCAACAAGTGCTTCTGACCCAGATGGTTTTGAAGGAGTTGATGATGAATAGGAACAAACCAGAAGCAGCATTCTCACTTGGTTTTCCCAAAAAGAAGAGATCTGAATCTAGAGGGATGGTTTTGAAGGAGTTGATGATGAATAGGAACAAACCAGAAGCATTCTCACTTGGTTTTCCCAAAAAGAAGAGATCTGGATCTAGGGGGATGCAAAAgcagaatcagaatcagaagCAGAGGATCATCATCAAATTCAAACGCTGCGTCTCTGCCACTACAGGTATTGCTTCTTATTCTTGCTCTGTTTCCCCTGATTCTGGTATTGTTGTAAACCCAGACCCACTTCATGATGATCAGAAACaggatttgaaattgaaattgaaattgaagagcAAGAAGAGGTGCTACTCTGAAATCGAACAAGCAGGCGATGCAGGTTTCGAAGACATAAACTCGAAGAGGCTGAGAAAGGGAAAGAATGATAAGAGGGTGTTACCAAGTGCGCAATCGATGACTGAGTATTTTCCAAAGGAAGAGTTGCAGGATCGTATTCGTG GATCAGAACACCCAAAGCCAAGTGCAAGAGCAATAGCAATAGCAGGGAAGAGGAATGAGATCAAGATCAGTATGACCAGCTTTGCTTTGTCCTTGTTAATCTGCTTTCT aTCATTCAGTATGCTCTTTGAGTTTGGGGGATGCATCCAATTTCTTCTTATGTTTACCTGGTATGTTAGCTTACATGTGCTCTTTTAG
- the LOC112180670 gene encoding uncharacterized protein LOC112180670 isoform X4, with translation MVITIEDLRKNETWLCGSFLKMVDDVKAMATDPSEQQVLLTQMVLKELMMNRNKPEAAFSLGFPKKKRSESRGMVLKELMMNRNKPEAFSLGFPKKKRSGSRGMQKQNQNQKQRIIIKFKRCVSATTGIASYSCSVSPDSGIVVNPDPLHDDQKQDLKLKLKLKSKKRCYSEIEQAGDAGFEDINSKRLRKGKNDKRVLPSAQSMTEYFPKEELQDRIRGSEHPKPSARAIAIAGKRNEIKISMTSFALSLLICFLSC, from the exons atggTGATCACAATTGAAGATTTGAGGAAAAATGAGACCTGGCTTTGTGGGTCTTTCTTGAAAATGGTTGATGATGTGAAAGCCATGGCCACCGACCCATCTGAGCAACAAGTGCTTCTGACCCAGATGGTTTTGAAGGAGTTGATGATGAATAGGAACAAACCAGAAGCAGCATTCTCACTTGGTTTTCCCAAAAAGAAGAGATCTGAATCTAGAGGGATGGTTTTGAAGGAGTTGATGATGAATAGGAACAAACCAGAAGCATTCTCACTTGGTTTTCCCAAAAAGAAGAGATCTGGATCTAGGGGGATGCAAAAgcagaatcagaatcagaagCAGAGGATCATCATCAAATTCAAACGCTGCGTCTCTGCCACTACAGGTATTGCTTCTTATTCTTGCTCTGTTTCCCCTGATTCTGGTATTGTTGTAAACCCAGACCCACTTCATGATGATCAGAAACaggatttgaaattgaaattgaaattgaagagcAAGAAGAGGTGCTACTCTGAAATCGAACAAGCAGGCGATGCAGGTTTCGAAGACATAAACTCGAAGAGGCTGAGAAAGGGAAAGAATGATAAGAGGGTGTTACCAAGTGCGCAATCGATGACTGAGTATTTTCCAAAGGAAGAGTTGCAGGATCGTATTCGTG GATCAGAACACCCAAAGCCAAGTGCAAGAGCAATAGCAATAGCAGGGAAGAGGAATGAGATCAAGATCAGTATGACCAGCTTTGCTTTGTCCTTGTTAATCTGCTTTCT GTCATGTTAA
- the LOC112177123 gene encoding receptor protein-tyrosine kinase CEPR2: MAKIPVPSLHLLPVFTTLFISLLFPPCMPLTDETEALLEFKRQLKDPLSFLDSWKESESSSPCEFSGITCDSGKVTEISLHNKSLSGEISPSIGVLESLTTLVLSANLITGEVPAQLTHCANLKTLNLSENQLVGKIPDLSTLRNLERLDLSANRLSSEFPSWVGNLTGLQYLGLGQNLFDASEVPGSLGNLKNLTWLYLTNCSLMGEIPESIYEMKALGTFDMSRNKLSGKLSKSISKLQNLFKIELFANGLGGEIPPEVANLTLLREFDISTNRFDGKLPSEFGNLKNLVVFQLYENNFSGEFPAGFGDMQHLTALSIYGNRFSGEFPANLGKFSLLESIDISENQFSGAFPRFLCEKRKLQFLLALDNNFYGEFPGSYADCKSLERFRVNKNHLYGEIPAEFWSLPKAIIIDFSDNNFRGVISPSIGFSISLNLLMLQNNNFSGYLPPEIGKLTKLDRLYLNHNNFSGEIPSEIGALKQLSSFHVEENSLSGSIPSELGNCVRLADMSLAGNSLTGSIPPTLSLMSSLNSLNLSRNKLSGEVPENLEKLKLSFIDLSENLLSGRVPSDLLTTGGDKAFRGNKELCIDQYSKTHSNSGMNTCSEKHGQKRVLQNKLVLFSIIASALVVVLAGLVLVSYKNFKLSEVDRENSLEEGKEIDPKWKLASFHQLEIDEDEICDLEEENLVGSGSTGKVYRLDLKKNGGTVAVKQLWKGDGLKLLTAEMDILGKIRHRNILKLYACLVKGGSNLLVFEYMENGNLFQALHRQLKGGQPELDWYQRYRIALGAARGISYLHHDCSPPIIHRDIKATNILLDDDYEAKVADFGVAKIVQNTPKGSECSSFAGTHGYIAPELAYTAKVTEKCDVYSFGVVLLELVTGRRPIEDDYGEGKDIVYWVSANLNDRENVLKVLDDKVADENIQDDMIKVLKVAILCTTKLPSLRPTMREVIKMLIDADPSTFTSPSNNSDKEGKDSSSLLLSQ; the protein is encoded by the exons ATGGCCAAAATACCAGTTCCCTCCTTGCACTTGCTACCGGTCTTTACCACATTGTTCATTTCTTTGCTTTTCCCGCCATGTATGCCTCTAACGGACGAAACTGAAGCCCTCCTTGAGTTCAAAAGGCAGCTCAAGGACCCTTTGAGTTTTCTTGATTCGTGGAAAGAGTCGGAGTCTTCATCCCCCTGTGAGTTCTCCGGGATTACTTGCGATTCGGGGAAAGTCACTGAAATATCTCTTCACAACAAGTCACTCTCAGGTGAGATTTCGCCCTCCATTGGCGTCCTTGAGAGCCTCACCACGCTTGTACTGTCTGCCAACCTCATTACAGGAGAGGTTCCTGCCCAACTGACTCATTGTGCCAATCTTAAAACATTGAATCTGTCTGAGAATCAATTGGTTGGGAAAATCCCGGACCTTTCCACCCTTAGAAACTTGGAGAGACTTGATCTTTCTGCCAACAGGTTATCTTCAGAGTTCCCGTCTTGGGTGGGAAATCTCACAGGTTTACAATATCTGGGCCTTGGGCAGAATCTGTTTGATGCAAGCGAAGTTCCTGGGAGTCTTGGAAACTTGAAGAACTTGACATGGCTGTATCTGACAAATTGCAGCTTGATGGGAGAGATTCCGGAATCTATTTACGAAATGAAGGCATTGGGAACATTTGATATGTCAAGAAACAAGCTTTCTGGGAAACTCTCTAAGTCGATTTCCAAGCTACAAAACCTATTTAAGATTGAGCTGTTTGCAAACGGTTTGGGAGGAGAAATCCCACCCGAGGTTGCTAATCTCACCCTTCTGAGGGAATTTGATATTTCAACAAACAGATTTGATGGGAAGTTGCCTTCTGAGTTTGGAAATCTCAAGAATTTAGTGGTTTTTCAGTTGTATGAAAACAATTTTTCGGGGGAATTCCCTGCTGGGTTTGGAGATATGCAGCATCTTACTGCTTTGTCAATATATGGAAACAGATTTTCTGGGGAGTTTCCAGCAAATCTAGGGAAATTCTCACTTTTGGAGAGCATTGACATATCTGAGAATCAGTTTTCTGGTGCTTTCCCAAGGTTTCTTTGTGAAAAGAGGAAGCTGCAATTCTTGCTCGCTTTGGATAACAATTTTTATGGGGAGTTTCCAGGTTCTTATGCTGACTGTAAATCTCTAGAGAGGTTTAGAGTAAATAAGAACCATTTGTATGGGGAGATTCCAGCTGAGTTTTGGTCACTTCCTAAAGCGATAATCATTGATTTTAGTGACAATAACTTTCGTGGAGTGATTTCCCCCAGCATTGGGTTTTCTATCAGCTTGAATCTGTTGATGTTGCAGAACAACAATTTCTCAGGTTATCTTCCACCAGAAATTGGGAAGCTAACAAAGTTGGACAGGCTCTATTTGAATCATAATAACTTCTCAGGTGAAATACCTTCCGAAATTGGTGCCTTGAAGCAGTTATCATCTTTCCATGTTGAAGAAAATTCTTTGTCAGGCTCAATACCTTCAGAACTGGGAAACTGTGTTAGGTTGGCGGACATGAGTCTTGCTGGGAATTCCTTAACTGGAAGTATCCCACCTACGCTTTCACTCATGAGCTCTTTGAACTCTCTAAATCTCTCTCGGAATAAACTCTCAGGTGAGGTTCCAGAAAATTTAGAGAAATTGAAGCTAAGTTTCATAGATTTGTCTGAAAATCTATTATCTGGAAGAGTACCATCTGATCTTCTGACCACTGGTGGAGACAAAGCCTTTCGTGGAAACAAAGAACTCTGCATCGATCAATATTCAAAAACACATTCAAATTCTGGTATGAATACATGTTCTGAAAAGCATGGTCAGAAAAGGGTGCTTCAGAATAAATTGGTTTTGTTCTCTATCATAGCATCTGCCTTGGTTGTTGTTTTAGCTGGATTGGTGCTTGTCAGTTATAAGAACTTCAAGCTTTCTGAGGTTGACAGAGAAAACAGTTTGGAAGAGGGGAAGGAAATAGATCCGAAATGGAAACTTGCATCTTTTCACCAACTGGAAATAGATGAAGATGAAATCTGTGatttagaagaagaaaatttgGTTGGTAGTGGCAGCACTGGGAAAGTTTACCGCCTTGATCTGAAGAAGAATGGTGGTACAGTAGCTGTAAAACAACTATGGAAAGGCGATGGCTTGAAGCTTTTGACTGCAGAGATGGATATTTTGGGAAAGATCAGGCATAGAAATATATTGAAGCTTTATGCTTGTTTAGTGAAGGGAGGATCTAATCTTCTGGTGTTTGAGTACATGGAAAATGGAAATTTGTTTCAAGCGCTTCACAGACAGCTTAAAGGTGGGCAGCCGGAATTGGATTGGTACCAGAGGTATAGGATTGCTTTGGGAGCAGCTAGGGGGATTTCTTATCTACACCATGATTGTTCCCCACCTATAATTCATAGAGATATAAAAGCAACCAACATTCTGCTTGATGATGATTACGAGGCAAAAGTTGCTGATTTTGGGGTTGCAAAAATTGTACAAAACACTCCCAAGGGTTCAGAGTGCAGCTCCTTTGCTGGGACACATGGGTATATTGCTCCTG AGCTAGCATATACTGCTAAAGTCACTGAAAAGTGCGATGTATATAGTTTCGGTGTGGTTCTACTTGAGCTAGTTACTGGTAGAAGACCAATTGAAGATGACTACGGGGAAGGAAAAGACATTGTATACTGGGTTTCCGCCAATCTGAACGACCGTGAAAACGTTCTGAAGGTTCTTGATGATAAAGTGGCAGATGAAAATATCCAGGATGACATGATCAAGGTTTTGAAGGTAGCTATTCTTTGTACTACCAAGCTTCCATCCCTGCGGCCTACAATGCGAGAGGTGATCAAGATGCTTATTGATGCTGATCCTAGTACTTTCACGTCTCCAAGCAACAATTCTGACAAAGAAGGCAAGGATTCCTCCAGTCTGCTTCTCTCCCAGTAG
- the LOC112180670 gene encoding uncharacterized protein LOC112180670 isoform X3, with amino-acid sequence MVITIEDLRKNETWLCGSFLKMVDDVKAMATDPSEQQVLLTQMVLKELMMNRNKPEAAFSLGFPKKKRSESRGMVLKELMMNRNKPEAFSLGFPKKKRSGSRGMQKQNQNQKQRIIIKFKRCVSATTGIASYSCSVSPDSGIVVNPDPLHDDQKQDLKLKLKLKSKKRCYSEIEQAGDAGFEDINSKRLRKGKNDKRVLPSAQSMTEYFPKEELQDRIRGSEHPKPSARAIAIAGKRNEIKISMTSFALSLLICFLLAVYVQQ; translated from the exons atggTGATCACAATTGAAGATTTGAGGAAAAATGAGACCTGGCTTTGTGGGTCTTTCTTGAAAATGGTTGATGATGTGAAAGCCATGGCCACCGACCCATCTGAGCAACAAGTGCTTCTGACCCAGATGGTTTTGAAGGAGTTGATGATGAATAGGAACAAACCAGAAGCAGCATTCTCACTTGGTTTTCCCAAAAAGAAGAGATCTGAATCTAGAGGGATGGTTTTGAAGGAGTTGATGATGAATAGGAACAAACCAGAAGCATTCTCACTTGGTTTTCCCAAAAAGAAGAGATCTGGATCTAGGGGGATGCAAAAgcagaatcagaatcagaagCAGAGGATCATCATCAAATTCAAACGCTGCGTCTCTGCCACTACAGGTATTGCTTCTTATTCTTGCTCTGTTTCCCCTGATTCTGGTATTGTTGTAAACCCAGACCCACTTCATGATGATCAGAAACaggatttgaaattgaaattgaaattgaagagcAAGAAGAGGTGCTACTCTGAAATCGAACAAGCAGGCGATGCAGGTTTCGAAGACATAAACTCGAAGAGGCTGAGAAAGGGAAAGAATGATAAGAGGGTGTTACCAAGTGCGCAATCGATGACTGAGTATTTTCCAAAGGAAGAGTTGCAGGATCGTATTCGTG GATCAGAACACCCAAAGCCAAGTGCAAGAGCAATAGCAATAGCAGGGAAGAGGAATGAGATCAAGATCAGTATGACCAGCTTTGCTTTGTCCTTGTTAATCTGCTTTCT TCTTGCAGTTTATGTTCAACAGTAA